In Oryza sativa Japonica Group chromosome 3, ASM3414082v1, one DNA window encodes the following:
- the LOC4331891 gene encoding uncharacterized protein — MRRSEWEDRWCKRHPEHRLSKGVCPYCLRDRLAHLSASSSATTTTRASSSAESSGYSSGSPPCYGALSADVSSVHVVGAAGSSFANVAAFSQPLMPSSVSRKPAGGGQEEPGREASGKGKQQEVKRKKSGKKKKIGRFLSRLVGAEKRRQSGDADGGDLFHSKTMKEKTAHKWVFF; from the coding sequence ATGCGGCGATCGGAGTGGGAGGACCGGTGGTGCAAGCGGCACCCGGAGCACCGGCTGTCCAAGGGCGTGTGCCCCTACTGCCTCCGCGACCGCCTCGCCCacctctccgcctcctcctcggccaccaccacgacgcgcgcctcctcctccgccgaaTCCAGCGGCTACTCCTCCGGCTCGCCTCCCTGCTACGGGGCCCTCTCGGCCGACGTCAGCTCCGTACAcgtggtcggcgccgccggctcgTCCTTCGCCAACGTCGCCGCCTTCTCGCAGCCGCTGATGCCGAGCTCGGTTAGTCGGAAACCAGCCGGAGGGGGGCAAGAAGAGCCGGGAAGGGAGGCATCTGGTAAGGGGAAGCAGCAGGAggtgaagaggaagaagagcgggaagaagaagaagattggGAGGTTCCTGTCGAGGCTCGTCGGAGCGGAGAAGCGGCGGCAATCAGGGGACGCCGATGGCGGCGATCTCTTCCATTCCAAGACCATGAAGGAGAAGACGGCGCACAAGTGGGTATTTTTCTGA
- the LOC4331890 gene encoding homeobox-leucine zipper protein HOX13 isoform 1 (isoform 1 is encoded by transcript variant 1), whose product MKRPTSSSRKSKKQGEDLAFSEEGSLPAVTMEQKDEAEMEEVDEEEEEEVDEDMAGGHAAQSPSPSCGLGEKKRRLALEQVRALERSFDTDNKLDPDRKARIARDLGLQPRQVAVWFQNRRARWKTKQLERDFAALRARHDALRADCDALRRDKDALAAEIRELREKLPTKPADTAASVKVEAGNDAAAGAAAATVCKDGSSDDSDSSVVFNDEASPYSGAAFIGFGPSFLVDDASAATVGCSSSLPALESKWHGPYSDDSCKGGVYGFTEEWLAACSGEMAGNDAAGFFSDEHASNLNFGWCASGNEGWE is encoded by the exons ATGAAGAGGCCCACCAGCAGCAGCCGAAAATCCAAAAAACAAG GAGAGGACCTGGCGTTCTCTGAGGAGGGCAGCTTGCCCGCGGTGACCATGGAGCAGAAAGATGAAGCCGAGATGGAGGAggtggacgaggaggaggaggaggaggtcgacgaAGACATGGCCGGCGGGCACGCGGcgcagtcgccgtcgccgtcgtgcgggCTGGGCGAGAAGAAGCGGCGGCTGGCGCTGGAGCAGGTGCGCGCTCTGGAGCGGAGCTTCGACACGGACAACAAGCTGGACCCGGACCGCAAGGCCCGCATCGCGCGCGACCTCGGCCTGCAGCCGCGCCAGGTCGCCGTCTGGTTCCAGAACCGCCGCGCCCGGTGGAAGACGAAGCAGCTCGAGCGCGActtcgccgccctccgcgcccgCCACGACGCCCTCCGCGCCGACTGCGACGCCCTGCGCCGCGACAAGgacgccctcgccgccgag ATTCGGGAGCTGAGGGAGAAGCTGCCCACCAAgccggcggacacggcggcatCGGTGAAGGTAGAAGCCGGCAAtgacgcggcggccggcgccgcggccgccacggTGTGCAAGGACGGCTCGTCGGACGACAGCGACTCCAGCGTGGTGTTCAACGACGAGGCGTCGCCGTACTCCGGCGCGGCCTTCATTGGATTCGGCCCGTCGTTCTTGGTCGACGACGCGTCGGCGGCAACCGTGGGCTGCTCGTCGTCGCTCCCCGCGCTCGAGTCCAAATGGCACGGTCCGTACTCCGACGACTCGTGCAAAGGCGGCGTCTATGGCTTCACGGAGGAATGGCTCGCTGCCTGCTCCGGCGAGATGGCCGGCAACGACGCCGCCGGCTTCTTCTCCGACGAGCACGCCTCCAACCTCAACTTCGGTTGGTGCGCGAGTGGTAACGAGGGTTGGGAATGA
- the LOC4331892 gene encoding WEB family protein At5g16730, chloroplastic yields the protein MPRSLAHPRSPHHHGPRILAHIAVQRLKRCSIRTNKMQQSRQDVDEHVAELRGELRKAREERDRAYRVLEVSEWKALASANDRTTIETLEAELDASRESEKRMLESLAMQTKQLEMTKIELEEARLENASLRETIQRLEAIAVPVATTPRGRYDRDYQRVHGELRMALVAEDKNKKAMEELVLALKEVNGELHTTRQLLARSQHEAETARLESDRLHVSLKRKDDKLRALSEEVARLRADAEESFAAWRGKEAGFTSCMKSTESELAETRRENARLLESQRSGRDEIAKLRDILRQAVKDTKVVKEALEEARGENAALKEMLGDKDTAIKCTKQELECLRVTEAAARDSVKELQSLLVATSSSPTAAGMKLSASPSPTASGIKLDMEDSSSSHGSRELHGLIKCHSEARVKPPAGLTLPRRRSDNFEGSVYDIFGSMEDQKSELSAFSTMPRSLPARRRVMMRKVGSLFRFKSFSIK from the coding sequence atGCCTCGAAGTTTAGCCCATCCCCGATCGCCGCACCATCATGGTCCAAGAATTCTTGCTCATATCGCCGTGCAACGTCTGAAGAGGTGTTCAATCCGGACGAACAAGATGCAGCAGAGCCGGCAGGACGTGGACGAGCATGTCGCCGAGCTCCGCGGCGAGCTGCGCAAGGCGCGCGAGGAGCGAGACCGCGCGTACCGCGTCCTGGAGGTGAGCGAGTGGAAGGCGCTGGCGTCGGCCAACGACCGCACCACCATAGAGACGCTcgaggcggagctcgacgcgtcCAGGGAGTCCGAGAAGCGGATGCTCGAGTCCCTGGCGATGCAGACGAAGCAGCTCGAGATGACCAAGATCGAGCTCGAGGAGGCCAGGCTGGAGAACGCGTCGCTGCGTGAGACCATCCAGAGGCTCGAGGCCATAGCGGTGCCCGTCGCGACGACGCCGAGAGGAAGGTACGATCGCGACTACCAGAGGGTTCACGGCGAGCTGCGGATGGCGCTGGTGGCGGAGGACAAGAACAAGAAGGCGATGGAGGAGCTGGTGCTGGCACTCAAGGAGGTGAACGGGGAGCTGCACACGACGCGGCAGCTGCTGGCGCGGTCGCAGCACGAGGCCGAGACGGCGCGGCTGGAGTCGGACCGGCTGCACGTCTCGCTCAAGCGCAAGGACGACAAGCTCCGCGCGCTGTCGGAGGAGGTGGCCAGGCtgcgcgccgacgccgaggagtCGTTCGCGGCGTGGCGGGGCAAGGAGGCCGGGTTCACGTCGTGCATGAAGTCCACCGAGTCCGAGCTCGCCGAGACGCGGCGCGAGAACGCGCGCCTCCTGGAGTCGCAGCGGTCCGGGCGGGACGAGATCGCCAAGCTGCGCGACATCCTGAGGCAGGCCGTCAAGGACACCAAGGTCGTGAAGGaggcgctggaggaggcgaggggcgAGAACGCCGCGCTCAAGGAGATGCTCGGCGACAAGGACACCGCCATCAAGTGCACCAAGCAGGAGCTCGAGTGCCTCCgggtgacggaggcggcggcgcgcgacagCGTCAAGGAGCTGCAGAGCCTGCTCGTCGCCACGTCGTCGAGCCCCACGGCCGCCGGCATGAAGCTATCCGCGTCGCCGAGCCCCACAGCTTCCGGGATAAAGCTGGACATGGAGGATTCCTCGTCGTCGCACGGGTCGAGAGAACTGCACGGGCTGATCAAGTGCCACTCGGAGGCGAGGGTGAAGCCGCCGGCGGGGCTCACCCTACCGCGGCGGAGGTCGGATAACTTCGAAGGATCGGTGTACGACATATTCGGGTCGATGGAAGATCAGAAGAGCGAGCTAAGCGCGTTCTCGACAATGCCGAGGTCGTTGCCCGCACGGCGGCGGGTGATGATGCGCAAGGTTGGCAGCTTGTTCCGGTTTAAGAGCTTCAGTATCAAGTAG
- the LOC4331888 gene encoding arabinogalactan protein 1-like has translation MARFAVVAAIVALLAVTAAAQAPGAAPVPAPKMAPLPAPPARSPATAPAPVATPPTAASPSPMASPPAPPTDAPAANAPSAVTPSAVTPSSVSAPTGAPAASSTYTATASFVAVAGAVAAAIVF, from the coding sequence ATGGCTCGCTTCGCCGTagtcgccgccatcgtcgccctcCTCGCGGTCACGGCCGCCGCGCAGGCCCCGGGAGCGGCCCCCGTCCCGGCGCCCAAGATGGCCCCGCTGCCCGCTCCCCCGGCGAGGTCCCCGGCCACCGCCCCCGCGCCGGTCGCCAccccgcccaccgccgcgtcgccgtcccccaTGGCGTCTCCACCGGCCCCGCCCACTGACGCCCCCGCCGCCAATGCCCCCTCCGCCGTCACCCCGTCCGCGGTCACCCCCTCCTCCGTCTCCGCCCCGACCGGCGCCCCCGCTGCCTCCTCCACGtacaccgccaccgccagcttcgttgccgtcgccggcgcggtcgccgccgccatcgtgttctag
- the LOC4331890 gene encoding homeobox-leucine zipper protein HOX13 isoform X1, producing MEQKDEAEMEEVDEEEEEEVDEDMAGGHAAQSPSPSCGLGEKKRRLALEQVRALERSFDTDNKLDPDRKARIARDLGLQPRQVAVWFQNRRARWKTKQLERDFAALRARHDALRADCDALRRDKDALAAEIRELREKLPTKPADTAASVKVEAGNDAAAGAAAATVCKDGSSDDSDSSVVFNDEASPYSGAAFIGFGPSFLVDDASAATVGCSSSLPALESKWHGPYSDDSCKGGVYGFTEEWLAACSGEMAGNDAAGFFSDEHASNLNFGWCASGNEGWE from the exons ATGGAGCAGAAAGATGAAGCCGAGATGGAGGAggtggacgaggaggaggaggaggaggtcgacgaAGACATGGCCGGCGGGCACGCGGcgcagtcgccgtcgccgtcgtgcgggCTGGGCGAGAAGAAGCGGCGGCTGGCGCTGGAGCAGGTGCGCGCTCTGGAGCGGAGCTTCGACACGGACAACAAGCTGGACCCGGACCGCAAGGCCCGCATCGCGCGCGACCTCGGCCTGCAGCCGCGCCAGGTCGCCGTCTGGTTCCAGAACCGCCGCGCCCGGTGGAAGACGAAGCAGCTCGAGCGCGActtcgccgccctccgcgcccgCCACGACGCCCTCCGCGCCGACTGCGACGCCCTGCGCCGCGACAAGgacgccctcgccgccgag ATTCGGGAGCTGAGGGAGAAGCTGCCCACCAAgccggcggacacggcggcatCGGTGAAGGTAGAAGCCGGCAAtgacgcggcggccggcgccgcggccgccacggTGTGCAAGGACGGCTCGTCGGACGACAGCGACTCCAGCGTGGTGTTCAACGACGAGGCGTCGCCGTACTCCGGCGCGGCCTTCATTGGATTCGGCCCGTCGTTCTTGGTCGACGACGCGTCGGCGGCAACCGTGGGCTGCTCGTCGTCGCTCCCCGCGCTCGAGTCCAAATGGCACGGTCCGTACTCCGACGACTCGTGCAAAGGCGGCGTCTATGGCTTCACGGAGGAATGGCTCGCTGCCTGCTCCGGCGAGATGGCCGGCAACGACGCCGCCGGCTTCTTCTCCGACGAGCACGCCTCCAACCTCAACTTCGGTTGGTGCGCGAGTGGTAACGAGGGTTGGGAATGA